The nucleotide sequence GGCTCTGATCAACTCAATATCCTAGATTAGTATGAGGAAAAAAAGAATATCCTagtaaatgttttttttttaaataaaattaagaaacaaGAGGAAATTTAAATGGCGTGGCTTGGCAGCACAGGTGCAAAGAATGTGGTTTAAATGGTGACTTGAAATAACAGTATGTAATCAGTCAGAAAAATATTTCTTTGAAATTCAGGAGATATATATAACGTACCTTGACATGGAATGCATGATGATCACTGAAATCTACTCGATCAACATAACATGCACCCATCTGCATCAAGTAGTTTTCACTTTAGAGATAAAAAGAGATAACAACAGGGACCTCGAAGCGAAAACCACTTAAAAGGTAAGTAAAAGTATAGCTAGATAGCACAGCATAAAAGGGGGTTGGTGTGAGTTACTAATCATGTCTGGAACATACAAGTTTTAACAAGTGAAAATACAACTGGCCAATTGATATGTTTATGTTTAGTTATGCTATTTAGAAGAGGAATGATTATTAAGGAGGAATACCTTCTGAATTTTCTTCACAAAAGATTCTGCGGAACCAATAGCCGAAACACATAATATAGTAGCTTTATGGAGAGCTGTCAACGGTATATTGGCATTGGTATTACCCACCTCAAATAAGTAAGTTGGATCCATTTTTGAGAAGAAAAGTGGAATCGACTCTTTGATTCCTCGGATTGTTGACTCAATATCCTTGAGAATATTCTCAGACACCTATGAACCACCCGAAGTACATTGTCAGTAAGCAAATCTATATACCAACCAAATGACTAAATTCAAACTGATAAAAGGAACTTTACAAAAACATTTGCAAATTATTTCCTTGAAGAAGGTATCGCTTTAGCATACCAGGTCTGCATGATGGATTACAACTGCATCTGCTCGTTTAAGTGCAGTCAAGGGTTCCCTCAAAGGTCCAAGTGGCAAAAGCTGAAGGTTGCCCCAAAGAGTCAATCCATTAACCATTACAATATCCAAATCACGCCACAAACTCCAGTGCTACCTTACATACAGAAGATAACATTTACAGCAACTTCTTGTCAAACAAAATGAACATAGGTAATTAAGCAAGCCAAAAGCAGGGCTCAGTATTTCCAGTATCATACTTAAcactaaatcataaaccataccTCAATAAACAAAAAAAAGGTTGCAAAGGAAATTACTTTTCTATATCGTTCTTTGGTGGGTGCAATAGTTGGCATTACCTGCATTGCATCATCAAGAACTACAGCACCAATATTTTCTGAATCAACAGAAACATTCAACTCATGACCCAGCTGCTGTTTCCTATACCATGAACTCTCTCTGGTATCAACATAGCCATATCTTTGGATGAATTGACTTGCAACAGCAGCTCGATTTGcgccaacaccaaacttagttggTGTCCAAAGTAAATGCCTACGAAGCATGTTGACTTCATCACCACCTGCATAACCCTGCCAGAATAAGCAACATATGAAACCAGATAGGCAAGttacaaattaaaatacacaatagTATTGCTTCAGCTAGGATTTTGGCATGAAAGGTCAAATATATCTTCCATCAGTTATGATGCCAAAGGAGATAAGCCTTAAAATTTGATCATTAAATTATAATCCTATTtgcacaaaaaataaaaagtgtacTTTTTCCTTTGTAACACACACATCATGTATCAGACAAGATATGAATGCATAACACCATGAACTGCTGATATTTCAGGGACCGCTTAGTCCAATAATAGGGGC is from Arachis ipaensis cultivar K30076 chromosome B01, Araip1.1, whole genome shotgun sequence and encodes:
- the LOC107625011 gene encoding probable tetraacyldisaccharide 4'-kinase, mitochondrial isoform X2, which produces MEKVRRAVNEIAYARNPRKLCRLHRSLIPLLSIASSLYKLALSLRHSLYRHGFFPVHRLPVAVVSVGNLSWGGNGKTPMVEFIARWLCHFGISPLILSRGYAGGDEVNMLRRHLLWTPTKFGVGANRAAVASQFIQRYGYVDTRESSWYRKQQLGHELNVSVDSENIGAVVLDDAMQVMPTIAPTKERYRKHWSLWRDLDIVMVNGLTLWGNLQLLPLGPLREPLTALKRADAVVIHHADLVSENILKDIESTIRGIKESIPLFFSKMDPTYLFEVGNTNANIPLTALHKATILCVSAIGSAESFVKKIQKMGACYVDRVDFSDHHAFHVKDIELIRAKLKELEGKFGSKPIVVITEKDYDRDPEILKQLYPFKTFVVCSTLMVMSYKGSTEDSFKNFLKDHLRLKFPAEN
- the LOC107625011 gene encoding probable tetraacyldisaccharide 4'-kinase, mitochondrial isoform X3, with protein sequence MEKVRRAVNEIAYARNPRKLCRLHRSLIPLLSIASSLYKLALSLRHSLYRHGFFPVHRLPVAVVSVGNLSWGGNGKTPMVEFIARWLCHFGISPLILSRGYAGGDEVNMLRRHLLWTPTKFGVGANRAAVASQFIQRYGYVDTRESSWYRKQQLGHELNVSVDSENIGAVVLDDAMQHWSLWRDLDIVMVNGLTLWGNLQLLPLGPLREPLTALKRADAVVIHHADLVSENILKDIESTIRGIKESIPLFFSKMDPTYLFEVGNTNANIPLTALHKATILCVSAIGSAESFVKKIQKMGACYVDRVDFSDHHAFHVKDIELIRAKLKELEGKFGSKPIVVITEKDYDRDPEILKQLYPFKTFVVCSTLMVMSYKGSTEDSFKNFLKDHLRLKFPAEN
- the LOC107625011 gene encoding probable tetraacyldisaccharide 4'-kinase, mitochondrial isoform X1, with the protein product MEKVRRAVNEIAYARNPRKLCRLHRSLIPLLSIASSLYKLALSLRHSLYRHGFFPVHRLPVAVVSVGNLSWGGNGKTPMVEFIARWLCHFGISPLILSRGYAGGDEVNMLRRHLLWTPTKFGVGANRAAVASQFIQRYGYVDTRESSWYRKQQLGHELNVSVDSENIGAVVLDDAMQVMPTIAPTKERYRKVISFATFFLFIEHWSLWRDLDIVMVNGLTLWGNLQLLPLGPLREPLTALKRADAVVIHHADLVSENILKDIESTIRGIKESIPLFFSKMDPTYLFEVGNTNANIPLTALHKATILCVSAIGSAESFVKKIQKMGACYVDRVDFSDHHAFHVKDIELIRAKLKELEGKFGSKPIVVITEKDYDRDPEILKQLYPFKTFVVCSTLMVMSYKGSTEDSFKNFLKDHLRLKFPAEN
- the LOC107625011 gene encoding probable tetraacyldisaccharide 4'-kinase, mitochondrial isoform X4 gives rise to the protein MVEFIARWLCHFGISPLILSRGYAGGDEVNMLRRHLLWTPTKFGVGANRAAVASQFIQRYGYVDTRESSWYRKQQLGHELNVSVDSENIGAVVLDDAMQVMPTIAPTKERYRKVISFATFFLFIEHWSLWRDLDIVMVNGLTLWGNLQLLPLGPLREPLTALKRADAVVIHHADLVSENILKDIESTIRGIKESIPLFFSKMDPTYLFEVGNTNANIPLTALHKATILCVSAIGSAESFVKKIQKMGACYVDRVDFSDHHAFHVKDIELIRAKLKELEGKFGSKPIVVITEKDYDRDPEILKQLYPFKTFVVCSTLMVMSYKGSTEDSFKNFLKDHLRLKFPAEN